A DNA window from Christiangramia salexigens contains the following coding sequences:
- the lptC gene encoding LPS export ABC transporter periplasmic protein LptC — protein sequence MKNITYSNIISGIVTLIGVTMLFSCEGNLQEVRSFGMEGDAPQAIARGINLKFTDSGRLVATLKSPKMLDYSNKSFPYREFPDGVEVEFFDEKNRRNIVNADYGIVYEKTNLIDLQGNVVIITADSTRLEASQLFWDQEKSWVFTDKPNTIRFPNGALNQGQGFDSNQNFGNFRSRTNTGVQIIEEKKNE from the coding sequence ATGAAAAACATCACATATAGTAATATTATTTCAGGCATTGTCACGCTAATAGGCGTGACAATGCTTTTTTCATGTGAGGGTAATTTGCAGGAAGTGAGATCCTTCGGAATGGAAGGGGATGCTCCGCAGGCGATTGCCAGGGGCATAAATTTAAAGTTCACCGATTCGGGAAGATTAGTGGCGACTTTAAAAAGCCCAAAAATGTTGGATTATAGCAATAAGTCCTTCCCGTACCGCGAATTTCCAGATGGAGTAGAGGTTGAATTTTTTGATGAAAAAAATCGCCGCAATATTGTTAATGCAGATTACGGGATCGTTTATGAGAAAACCAATCTTATAGATCTTCAGGGAAATGTTGTGATCATTACTGCCGACAGCACCAGGCTTGAGGCGAGTCAGCTTTTCTGGGATCAGGAAAAGAGCTGGGTCTTTACAGATAAACCTAACACCATCCGTTTTCCTAACGGCGCCTTAAACCAGGGGCAGGGTTTTGATTCTAATCAAAATTTCGGTAATTTCCGATCTAGAACAAATACCGGTGTACAAATAATAGAAGAAAAAAAGAATGAGTAG
- a CDS encoding hemolysin family protein, translating into MEVEIFIIVLSLILSAFFSGMEIAYVSSNKIYIEIEKRQNDFLAKVLKKLTHKPSKFIATMLVGNNIALVVYGFFMGDLLMAWLTGMDPQSRFLKYIIDDLTLLTQTIISTLVILLTAEFLPKVFFQIYANSMLKFFAVPAYLFYIIFSFISSFVIWISDMVLKRFFKTDGDEVQLAFSKVELGNFISEQMETVEEHEEVDSEIQIFQNALQFSDIKAREIMIPRTEIIAVDQNQAPRDLIQTFTETGLSKLLIYNETIDDIIGYVHSFELFKKPKSIKSILLPVIFVPETMWIKDVLNILIKKRKSIAVVIDEYGGTSGMITVEDIVEELFGEIEDEHDSAVLIEEKLDDDHFKFSARLEVDYLNEIYKTEIPEGENYETLSGFIVNHTEEIPQQGDVIKIEDFEIKILETSNTKIELVELKIKPED; encoded by the coding sequence ATGGAGGTTGAGATATTTATAATCGTTTTATCCCTTATTCTTTCTGCATTTTTTTCGGGGATGGAAATTGCCTATGTTTCTTCTAACAAGATCTACATAGAAATAGAAAAAAGGCAGAATGATTTCCTTGCCAAGGTATTAAAGAAACTTACCCATAAACCTTCAAAGTTTATTGCCACCATGTTGGTGGGTAATAATATCGCACTGGTGGTCTACGGTTTTTTTATGGGAGATCTTTTAATGGCCTGGCTTACCGGAATGGATCCTCAAAGCAGATTTCTTAAATATATTATAGACGATCTTACCTTACTTACTCAAACCATAATATCCACGCTGGTAATATTACTTACCGCCGAATTTCTTCCAAAAGTATTCTTTCAGATCTATGCGAACTCGATGCTGAAGTTCTTCGCAGTGCCGGCATACTTATTTTATATCATTTTCAGCTTTATTTCTTCATTCGTGATCTGGATCTCAGATATGGTTCTGAAAAGATTTTTTAAAACCGACGGAGATGAAGTTCAATTAGCCTTTAGCAAGGTTGAACTTGGGAATTTCATCAGTGAGCAAATGGAAACCGTAGAAGAGCATGAAGAGGTGGATAGTGAGATACAGATCTTTCAGAATGCACTTCAGTTTTCCGATATTAAGGCCAGGGAGATCATGATCCCGCGAACCGAGATCATCGCGGTGGATCAGAATCAGGCTCCACGGGATCTGATCCAGACATTTACAGAAACCGGACTTTCCAAGCTTTTAATATATAATGAAACTATAGACGATATAATTGGTTATGTGCACTCCTTCGAGTTGTTTAAAAAACCGAAATCTATAAAGTCTATTTTGTTGCCAGTGATCTTCGTGCCGGAAACCATGTGGATAAAGGATGTTCTGAATATTCTTATTAAAAAGCGTAAAAGTATTGCTGTTGTTATTGATGAATATGGCGGTACCAGTGGAATGATCACCGTGGAGGATATCGTTGAGGAATTATTCGGGGAGATAGAAGATGAGCATGACTCTGCAGTATTGATAGAAGAGAAGCTGGATGACGATCATTTTAAATTCTCGGCCAGATTAGAGGTGGATTATCTTAACGAGATCTATAAAACTGAAATTCCCGAAGGCGAGAATTATGAAACCCTGAGTGGCTTTATAGTTAATCATACCGAAGAAATTCCCCAGCAGGGCGATGTGATCAAAATAGAGGATTTTGAGATAAAGATCCTTGAAACTTCCAATACCAAAATCGAATTGGTGGAGCTTAAAATCAAACCTGAGGATTGA
- a CDS encoding peptidylprolyl isomerase: protein MAVLNKIRQRSVFLIIIIALALFSFVLADVIRNGGFSSQDSQNVIATVNGEDISREEFARQVEAFERNMGNNMSTTQAVNRIWDQKLREVILQNQIEDLGIRAGEGQITNLVRSQMSNNPNFTNAAGMFDENKLREYVANLKASSPQAYEQWQQFTSNLANTAKINNYYNMVGVGIGATLTEGEQAYKMQNDNINLKYVQVPYSSVPDSEVEVSKSEIKKYIESHSARFETEASRSLQYVIFNETASAKDKTAAKEAVSKLQNQRVEYNAATGANDTLPGFSATDDNAEFVNTNSDMPYENRFKFRNEFSGANGETIFNLNEGETFGPYEENGYWKLSKVVEAKNMPDSVKASHILVTYQGAQLGAGVSRSKEDAKALADSIAGVVKGDDAKFAELASEYSADTSNKEQGGDLGYFSPGMMIPEFENFAFDNSKGDVGVVETPLGYHVIAINDQTEAARAVKVATIAREIEASEATMNDLFNEVTKFEIAASEGDFSEIAKKDNYEVRTVRDVKALEENIPGAGAQRRVIQWAFEDEAEVGDVRRFETNGGYIVAQLTAKKAEGLMGVEEAASIVTPILKNKKKAEIIKNKINGKTLQEIANNQKQSVQTADAVNMSSPTLVGAGEEAEVVGAAFALKPGELSKPIAGEKGVYVVELVSKFEAPAMESYKAFAQQESASRRAQATMRVFEALKKKADIKENRAKFY, encoded by the coding sequence ATGGCAGTATTAAATAAAATCAGACAAAGGTCTGTTTTCTTGATTATCATCATTGCATTGGCCTTATTCTCTTTTGTTTTGGCAGATGTGATAAGAAATGGGGGCTTTAGTTCTCAGGATTCACAAAATGTTATTGCAACCGTTAACGGTGAAGACATCAGCAGAGAAGAGTTTGCCCGTCAGGTAGAAGCTTTCGAAAGAAATATGGGAAACAATATGAGTACTACTCAGGCTGTTAATCGTATTTGGGATCAAAAACTTCGTGAGGTGATTCTTCAGAATCAGATTGAAGACTTAGGGATCAGAGCCGGAGAAGGGCAGATCACAAATCTTGTTCGTTCTCAAATGTCGAACAATCCTAATTTCACCAATGCTGCCGGAATGTTCGATGAAAATAAACTAAGAGAGTATGTAGCCAACTTGAAGGCTTCATCTCCTCAGGCTTATGAGCAATGGCAACAATTCACATCAAATCTTGCTAATACTGCGAAAATCAATAACTACTATAATATGGTAGGTGTTGGGATTGGAGCTACCCTTACTGAAGGTGAGCAGGCTTATAAGATGCAGAACGATAACATCAATTTAAAATATGTTCAGGTGCCTTATTCTTCTGTACCTGACTCTGAAGTTGAAGTTTCAAAATCTGAGATCAAAAAATATATCGAGAGTCATTCTGCACGTTTCGAAACTGAAGCCAGCAGAAGTCTTCAGTATGTGATCTTTAATGAGACTGCTTCAGCAAAGGATAAAACTGCTGCTAAAGAAGCGGTAAGCAAGCTTCAAAATCAGAGGGTAGAATATAATGCTGCCACTGGAGCAAATGATACCTTGCCAGGATTTAGTGCTACAGATGACAATGCTGAATTCGTGAACACTAATTCAGATATGCCTTATGAGAACAGGTTCAAATTCAGAAATGAATTTTCCGGTGCTAATGGGGAAACTATTTTCAACCTTAACGAAGGTGAAACTTTCGGGCCATATGAAGAGAATGGATACTGGAAGTTAAGCAAGGTGGTAGAGGCTAAGAATATGCCAGATTCAGTTAAGGCTAGTCATATTTTGGTAACTTATCAGGGTGCACAGTTAGGTGCAGGAGTTAGCAGATCTAAGGAAGATGCTAAAGCCCTTGCAGATAGTATTGCTGGTGTAGTGAAAGGAGATGATGCTAAGTTCGCTGAATTAGCTTCAGAATATTCGGCAGATACTTCAAATAAAGAACAGGGTGGAGATCTTGGGTACTTTAGCCCGGGAATGATGATCCCTGAATTTGAGAACTTCGCGTTCGATAATTCAAAAGGTGATGTAGGTGTAGTTGAAACACCACTTGGTTACCACGTGATCGCTATCAACGATCAGACCGAAGCTGCCAGAGCGGTTAAGGTTGCAACTATTGCCAGAGAGATCGAAGCTTCAGAAGCTACGATGAACGATCTTTTTAACGAGGTGACTAAATTTGAAATTGCAGCATCTGAAGGAGATTTTTCAGAGATCGCTAAAAAAGACAATTACGAGGTTCGTACAGTGCGCGACGTAAAGGCATTAGAGGAAAATATCCCAGGTGCTGGAGCACAGCGTAGAGTTATTCAGTGGGCATTTGAAGATGAGGCTGAAGTTGGAGATGTTAGAAGATTTGAAACGAACGGAGGTTATATAGTTGCTCAGTTAACTGCTAAAAAGGCTGAAGGTCTAATGGGAGTTGAAGAAGCCGCGTCTATAGTAACGCCTATCCTTAAGAATAAAAAGAAAGCTGAGATCATTAAGAATAAGATCAACGGTAAAACACTTCAGGAGATCGCAAATAACCAGAAGCAAAGCGTTCAAACAGCAGATGCTGTAAACATGAGTTCTCCTACACTTGTTGGTGCTGGTGAAGAAGCAGAGGTGGTTGGTGCAGCTTTTGCACTTAAGCCAGGTGAGCTTAGTAAGCCGATCGCTGGTGAAAAGGGTGTTTATGTAGTAGAGCTTGTTAGTAAATTTGAAGCTCCGGCTATGGAATCTTATAAAGCATTTGCTCAACAGGAGAGTGCTTCAAGAAGAGCTCAGGCTACAATGAGAGTATTTGAAGCCCTAAAGAAGAAAGCTGATATCAAAGAAAACAGAGCTAAATTCTACTAG